aacttcgttatctgcagttttcagaaagataaatgaataaaattggaaaaagGAGAGAACATTCAAGTTGATAAAATTATCtccaaaaactcagaaactggatttcatttacaaatgtacacaaaactttttttgatAATCCGCAaattgtggggggaaaaaagcacaattttgcatttgctgtgtttccattaactaaGAAACGCAACTAAAATCACACTTGAGTAAATTTGTTCacgcaataagtcattaaaaacatgttgcagcatcaccctccagctacttcctgtcgtcttctttgccGCTTCCGCCAGTAGCAACATCTGGTTGATCATGTGGCTCATGTGATTTGAAAAACCGTTTCCATTGCTGGTTCGATGCGGCCAAATGACGGCCAAACAACAgatcaatggaaacgcagccagTGTTGGAAAACGGCAACAGAAAGAGGCATCTTGGTGCCAGCAGctggtctccatggcaaccagctgCTGGCTACATGGAAACTGGTGGTCTGAGAGGCAAACAGGTCTGTTTCTGATGGTGGAATAACATCATGTTATGACGTAACGCTCAAAAAGGTTCATTTTACATCATTTACTTTGTAGCTCTGGAGTGAGTTGGCAGCAGCACTTTAAGCCGTTTTTATGAGAATTGTGTTtattggaagaaaataaaactgaaattatttgcaGATTTCTGAAGCAGTCTACAAGTTGACAAAGTTTTGGGTTCTTTGCACGCGCTGAGCTGCTGAGCTGAAAGGGCTTTAACACTTTAACTTTGACTCATCGCCATATTTAACACAGATGTCTGACGAGTCTTGTGACgtcatttgaaatatttagaaaggAACTTTCGTCCGTTGAAATGCAATTGAAGATGATATCTTAAATTAATATAGCCAGAATGTgaattctgatattttaaattattattcaagATTGTCAAATTGTAGTTTTGTCCAGTCTAAATAATTACGTAAACTGACTAAACTGATTTTATGGGTTATAGATTGATGAGGTCAAAAAATATTCCAGATGTTCTTTCCAGCTTGATTtcatgacaaaaacacatttaattttttgttagaTGATCTTTAAATTATCTCTATGGACACAAGTTTCTGGAGTTAAATCCaaaccaaaacctgaaaaagaaatttgctgtaagaaataaaaggaacggAAGCTGCTGGTGTGCATGTTGACGTATGGGTTTATTGGACAGGAAGCATCTGCATGCTTCAGGCCGCTGTCAGGAGCGGAAAACACATGCTAGTCCTCAGGCAGCAGCGGCAGCGCACGGAGGAAGACAAATGACGGCGGATGTGGACGGTAATTGGGCGACCGGAAGCTGAAGCTGAAGGATGTTCGGCCCTGCAGGAAGTCAGGAGAAATAAACGCTCCTCAGATGCATTTCAGCAGGTAGGAGTTGCAGTTGGCGCCTCTTCCGCAGTCGCAGAGTTTCCCGATACGAGGGCCGAACTTCACGGCGCAGCGGCCCCCCATCCCGCACTGAGGGGGACAGACAGGCGGTGAAACTTTCCAAACTGAGTCAGaactaaatgtttaaagcatctgttacaaaaatatgttttttccctCATACTTATTGGTGTATTAGGACAATAAACTCAGaaagtttgagattaatctaagaaattttcaagaagaaacatgaacatttttgagatcgaaaagtaaaaatattttaactttgaaattttgagagaaataaaacaaatattgaaaaatctgtttaaaaagtaaaatattttgagtttttaaactcaaaatatttcaaattttgagGCTAATATTTCAGAGATTAgtctaaaaattttatttccagtttttaaaatttttgagatGATTCTCAaattttttgagcttttttaaagcggattttaaatatttttcaaactcagatatTTACTTGTTTCTTCTAGAAGATTTCTGTCAGTTTGTTGTGAGGCAGAAAAATGATTTCCTCCATCTCCGTCCTGAATTACTATCGCAGTCTGCAAAAATGCATCGCTCCCAgtcaaaatcaaccaatcaacacgaggaggcgggtcttatcgctgtcaatcatcctactgtacgctgctcaatgtgctaactTATTGCAGGGAAACCGTAACTGTTTCCTCcatcatcagtggctatgctaattAGCTTTAGCATATGTAGCAGGCTATGTAATGTGAACTAGCTGTGGCACAatagtgattgacagcactaagacccgcctcctggcccTGATTGGTTGTCAATAATAGTGCTGTATTTCTACAGCTAATGAAgagaattttaacaaatatgtaaaagcattgttttataaaagttacatgctgcagcgATAAGGAAGCCTGACCTCTTTAGTCATTTCTGTCTATTATTTCAACCTTTGATTaaactttcaaatgtttctcCTCTGAATAAATTGAAAGCATAAATCAGAGTCAGAAGAGGGAAAATcagctgaacatttttcatcggaaTAATTAGATCCCGCTCATTACCTCAAACTGAGTCTGTAGTTCCAGAGTTGATTGATTTTCTGAGAGGTTTTTATGGCCTGAAATCAGAGTTTCATCTTCATTTGAGCCGTAATTAGAGGATTGTTATCTTTTAATTAGTGGCAGCAGGTTTGCTTTTCTGCAGGCTTTTAATGAACAACGAGCAGAAAGATGTTTGCAGCACAGAATAATGACTCAGCAGACGTTATAAATGAGTGAATGGAGCTTTAAAATCAGCTGCACTGCATCAGTTTATTGCAGGAAGCGGCGCTCACCAGCGGGATGCTCCCTCGTTTCTCCGTGGAAGAAACCCGGCTGTGGATCCGACCCAGCAGAACCTCAAGAGCTTCCACCTGCAGAACCAGCAACAAAGATtacaaaacaagatttttacggtttagagaaatttatttttctgaataagagaagaaaaatgtaaaggaGATGTTATGGATTTGTtgtaaatttaaacatttttcctcattaaCTCATTTGGTATAAATCTGCTGCACAAAAGACGGACATTCATCATTGTGCAAAAGTTTTTGgtgaaatatataatatatatataagttatTTAACTTATATCaagatataattaaaaaaatatgtatatatttctttgttaaaaagtgacatattttagataaacgtctcttgtttctgttcttcttttcttttcaatctaatgcaaattattcattaatattcatctcttttatatattttttgtttttgtttggaagTTTTTTCtcgtttttattgatttattaaacaGATGTTCACAGATTGAATCTTCCTCCACAGTGTGGTGACATGATGTCTGGTCACTTCAGTAATTATTGAAGAGTTATTAGtttaatcagtttctttatGGACCACAGAATTGGGGTGTGAGTAGAATTATACTTTATTATATCTTATTCAGATTGTGAAGTAAATTATATCTATAATGCGCCTTTGGTCATTTTGTAGCTGGTTCCTGTTTTCATActgacagttaaaaaaaaaataaataaataaattaaaaacaaaaagcttgaTGCAGCCAGAGAAACCAGagcaaataaaatgataaaactattAATATAGATCAGTTTGaaagataaattttaattgtaaatatataaataattaaaatgtatttatgcaaaatgtgaattttgtcgtagaaaacagctttaaaaccTGAGGCACGGAGAAATAACAACTCTGAAAATGAGATCccaaataaacaatattaataataatttaacaaatttcaTGTCAAATCATTTATAGACTCATCAGActgaataacaaaacattttaccaagtattttgttaTCAAGcttcttagttcacttgaaataacacaaaactaactaaaaattaacttttcagcaagaaataggaggtcgttttaagttaataactcgttaatattaatttaaaatacaccAGTTATTTAACTTAcatcaagacattttcccatgttataaagaaaataatctgccagaggatttaatacttttcatcaatattcaatttaatttaattattgacttaaaacaagcagcatttctgaaaaataagacaataaataaaaatccagccACATTTGCACTTCACACTCATTACAGCTGATATTATTACAcccactgcaaaaccacaacatctcaccaagtatttatggtctagtttcttgtgcaaaaatctcagttaataaataaaacaaaactcactCACAAGTTATTTCTCAGGAGGATATTGGAGCTGGTTTTAAGtaaacaatatctttaaaaagtggcagattatttcacttatatatCTTGTTCCAAATGAgataatctgccagaggaactaagctttcattatttaatatttggtgtttttggagTCACTGACCAGGTCTCGGTCTGCAGCTGGGTCCAGTTTCTCATCCTGGAAGTTGTCCGGTGGCGCCTGGCCGTGGCAGCGGGCCGACAGCAGGCTGAGGAGCAGCAGAGCCTGGAGCAACCTGGAGCTCTCCATGgtgctggaggaggaagaggaggaggaggaggaggaggaggaggaaggctgcAGATCAGATGGAGGAACGGAGAGACCCGGCCGCTTCGACAGCAGAAcctctctctcttgttttatGCAGAACGGTGAAGCTCCGCCTGGGAGAGGCCAAAAGGAAAGAcagactgcaaaaacacaaaatactgccAAGTGACTTTGGTTCAGCTTCTACTGCAATAATCaaattacacttgaaataaaacaaaaataacttataagtaacttttcagcaagatattgcAGCTtgtttaagttaataattccttaatctTGATggaaaagttctagttccacgggcagattatttcacttttaagatAAGAAAAACGTGTCACACAAATGTTCTACATATGTCAAAAATAGCTTAAGAGAAATTGACTcataatttaacatcttgaaattgggcttctgtctctttaagatccatcccaacatggctcctccatcAACCctgtaacaatgtttttaccagcgttgctctgagcagcagctcctgtaatgaactcagcagttccaccaggtgtttgctaattgctgctggctagtcggaaggagcagagtggggagGAGCTGTGCttcgaaggcggagctaagtcCAACTAAATGTTTTGCACGACTGAAGTgtgtaagtttttaaaatgtggcaACTGTCCAAGACGTGTTTATATTTTGCACCAACActgatttcttttctaaaaatgttagACTACACTGGAAAATCACAATATTCACAGTGCAGCTCCCCCTTCGCTCAAAAATGAAGTTATAATCtcaaaaatgatattttattcCTGGAAATTCTtactgaactaaaataaaaatacatttggtttGATTTATCTTAATTATCTTGAGttactgagaaaaagaaaacatgtgtctttttatttggagtatgcaaatttctaattttaactgtatttttgttgtttcattgtAATCTTTATATAATAAGTTATGACACATTGACACTATAAATCTCTAAGATATTTTACCCTGAAAGGGAGAAAATCCCACTATAGATTTAAACCTATTTATCTaatgctttatatttatttagtatataaaaaataaattcatatttaattaaatatacaaagaatattgaaatatttatttaatattttttgtatatttaaatacatatagAATTGTATACTTACATATTTatgcaaatacacacaaagtataaaactaaatatatataattagtATTATAGATCCAGTAATGTATTATTATATtactggatttaatttaatgggACGGacttattttttactaaaagcaGATTTACTTCACATCTTTGCCCTGTTGTTGGTctttcactaaaaataaaataaatgctttatgaTTGTAAATTTTAACTTTAGGAAGTTTTGTGGTGCAGTTCGCGTAATGagcagcaggaggcgctgcTTCTTCAGCCGCTGCGCGCCGCCGTGTTTCCTGAAACGCGTACTTCAGGATTAAGAACACACCCTGCTGCTGTGACATCAGTGAGCttagaagaagcagaaaaaaagagagtctCCGTTCAAACTGTGCAGAAGAGGAAACAAGAGGGCCGAAGGGTCCTGAACGGGTTTCTGTCGGAATTTGGCGCAGTGCAGAGTCTGGAAAGAGCGGATCAATCCGTGCGCAAAGTTTGAAATCTTCTTGTGAGGCGAGCCGTGGAGCGCGGAGAGTTTCTCTGAACGGGAGGATGTCAACTTCAGACGACGTAGACGGGCAGCGGCCGAGATATGGCTGTAAGTTTCTGACTCTTTACGCTTCGTTTCGAATGAATCTGCGCAGTTTTCAGACTCTACTGGCGCAGAGCGGAGCCGCTTGGCGCTCCAGCTCGTTTCCTGCTCATGCAAACTCTTAACAGATTCCCTAAAAGTGGCTCCAGCCCTCCAGGTTTGGCTTTTACCTCTGACAGCGTGTTCACAGCTTTTATTACGACTTCCGCGTTTCTCCTCAGCAGTGCGGAGGGAGGAGGCCCGTTTTCACACTCTGCACAACTTTTCCTTTAcaagtttttaatttctatgGATTCATTTAATACTGACATGAGTCAGGATCAAAGTTTCCCAGATTCTCAGGAAACCAGTTTCCACCGCCTACATGTCGGCGGCTGGGTCACCAGGTGGCaaagtttggagaaaatcaATGAACTGATCCGGTTCCACCAATAAAACATCAATATCCCCAGATCTATTGATTACAACTTCATAACACACATTGAAAGCCAAACTTTATTTCGCTTTTGGAAACATTTCGAAGTCATTTTAactcttttttaaaatcgttCTCACGCAATTACATGtcactcctctctctcttttccccAGTAACTACATTTGTGGTGAAACATTTTTGGCTTTGAGCCCTAAAATATTTCCCTTCACTTTAATTTGGGATTTTAAAGCTGCTGTCTCACtggcacactgtaaaaacacaaaaccttaccaggtatgtttgtctagtttttagtgtaaatatgttcaaaacTAACTGAAAGTAACTtaaaggagtttgttttaagcaaaCAATTCCTTAATGTTACTGAGAAAGtaaatctgccaatggaacaagaacattgtatcaatattaaggaattactgacttaaaacaaacttatatAAGTTACTTTAAGTTAGGAATATAGCAGGTCGTCTGATGTTGAAGTTTTTAAGTCTCTTGAATTGagacaaattaaatttacaagtaactttttaccaAGGTTACtgaatttaatcaaatctgCTAAAAGTACAAATGAACCGTTAATTACTTCAGGAATCAgtgctgcactgcaaaaactaaatcttaccaagtacttttagTCACGTGTCCACTGACAATATCTTACATCacttttaaataagacaaaacaaacttaaaagtaactttccagTAAAAAAtgagagcttgttttaagtaaatgattctttaatattgatgtgAAAAGTACCAGTTCCTGccagattattttaattgtgacgtgggttaaaatgtatttttataatgaaataatcttccagtggaactaaaactttttcaccaaaataaaggattttttgatttaaaacagtcTCTCACTGGGCTGAAACTTTCcctttaagttagttttgacttatttaaaaGTTCTACAATGTCTGCAGTAAAATTcctggtaaggttttgtgtttttgcagtgcatgctGACGTGTGTTGACTGGCAGATGACTAATGGATGAGGTCGTTTTCTTGTGCAAGATGTTTGGAGGAACCACCTTCTTGGATGGAAACGTTTTTTTCCCACTCTGGAATCTTATCGCTGCGTTTAGATTAAATAATCATCGTCTGGATTCTCTCCTCAGACCGGAACTGGGCCGATTTCTCCAATTTCTCCTGACATTGTGAGaaattgacttttatttttggtcacTGAAtgtaacaaaactaaaaactataaatctttttggttaaaatgtaactttgatGCATCGTTTTTCTGGATTTAAAGAAGGCTGGGATCATAACCTTGACTAAAAACATCGTGTTCCCACAATCTTatcaacaaaaagagaaaaaacacaaaataaaaaacatggataaaaaggtttttgtcttgtaaaagGACAACCtgctttcagccagctgactggcaaagctcagctgtttctgttgcatttcttgttgcaaacttttgtgtttttcaaacagcaactttttaaaacttttgtttgagCTTTAATGTCTAAAAGCGGGAAAGTTAAATTAATTCTTTATCTGGatttaaaacatcaaagaatctgaaactttttaacaatatttgtttaatcAGATCAATTGATTATTGGAATAGTTGTCagttaatttagt
This genomic interval from Gambusia affinis linkage group LG02, SWU_Gaff_1.0, whole genome shotgun sequence contains the following:
- the cartl gene encoding cocaine- and amphetamine-regulated transcript-like — translated: MSQQQGGASPFCIKQEREVLLSKRPGLSVPPSDLQPSSSSSSSSSSSSSSTMESSRLLQALLLLSLLSARCHGQAPPDNFQDEKLDPAADRDLVEALEVLLGRIHSRVSSTEKRGSIPLCGMGGRCAVKFGPRIGKLCDCGRGANCNSYLLKCI